In the genome of Peromyscus eremicus chromosome 1, PerEre_H2_v1, whole genome shotgun sequence, the window TCACTGAATTCTCACGTTTTCTGCCCTGTGAGTTTTCTGGTGGGCAATGAGGTTTGACTTGCAACTGAAGAATTTTCCACactctttacattcatagggtttttctcctgtGTGAGTTTTCTGATGGCGAATGAGGTTTGATTTCCTactaaaggctttcccacactggggACAGCCGTTGGACTTTTCTCCTGTATGTATCCTGTAGTGAACAGTGAGAATTGCCTTCTGGCGGAAGGACTTTCCACAGTCATTACAGATGTAGGGTTTCTCGCCTGTGTGGATTCTCTGGTGGagggtaagagttgttttctggcagaaGGACTTCCCACAGTCAGTACAAATGTAGGGCTTTTCTCCTGTGTGAGTCCTCTGGTGGACAGTGAGGGTTGTCTTCTGGATAAACGCCTTGCCACACTCAGTGCACTGATACGGTTTCTCCCCTGTGTGAGTTCTCTGATGGTCCACGAGGTAGGACTTTTTTCTAAAGGCACTTCCACACTGCGTGCACTCATAGGCTTTCTCCCCCGTGTGTGTTTTGTGATGTCTAGTGAGGGTTGCCTTCTGGCGGAAGGACTTCCCACAGTCCATACAAAGATAAGGTTTCCCCTCTACATGTGTTTTTTCATGGAGAGTCAGGGCTGTCTTCTGACGGAAGGCTTTTCCACACTGGCTACAAACATAGGGCTTCTCGCCTGTGTGGATCCGTTGATGCTCAATGAGGTAGGACTTCCTGCGAAAGCTGTTCCCACAGTAAGGACACTGGAAGGGCTTCTCCGCCATTTGAGATCTGGGCTGCATAATAAAAACTGACTTTCTGCAAAGGAATTTGCCATATTTGTTGTATGTAGAGGATTTCTTTTCCATAAGATTATGTGGATGAATACCAAGGTCTGACTTTTCTAAAAAAGCAATTTCGTCtttattgtagctgaagtttccgTCTCCTCTGTGAGCTCTATTATTTGGAAATATCATTCCTCTCATAAGGAAGGAGCTGTCATATTCGTTACATTCAAAAGGCTGTTCTGGAATCTGCACCTTCTGGCGTTGAGCCAGCTTTAGACCCCTTTCTATTTGTTTATGGAGGGTGGTTTCAGGATGAGTTTTCTCATGTTTGGAATTCAGGATTGATTTCTCCCATCCATTATCACCGAACTTCTCTCTTACAGGGTTTATATCTCTATTAAtgaattctgaaatatttttcaaaactttCCCATCAGATTTATATTCAAATAGTGTTTTGGAAATAATATGGTTCTTGCCTggcataagagttttcccataaATATTGGTTCTCTCCTTAATTAGTTTCTTGTGGTTGATGATTACAATGGATTTAGAATGCTTGTCTTGGCAGTCTTTGAACTTCATCAAAACATCTTCATCTTCTAGGAAAGAATATAATTAATTAGCAAttcttaaaatacacacacacacacacacacacacacacaca includes:
- the Znf382 gene encoding zinc finger protein 382 isoform X1, which codes for MNCYSVPLQGSLSLKDVTVDFTQDEWQQLDPAQKALYRDVMLENYGHLISVGFHITKPDVIRRLEQGEELWTERMFPSQSYLEDEDVLMKFKDCQDKHSKSIVIINHKKLIKERTNIYGKTLMPGKNHIISKTLFEYKSDGKVLKNISEFINRDINPVREKFGDNGWEKSILNSKHEKTHPETTLHKQIERGLKLAQRQKVQIPEQPFECNEYDSSFLMRGMIFPNNRAHRGDGNFSYNKDEIAFLEKSDLGIHPHNLMEKKSSTYNKYGKFLCRKSVFIMQPRSQMAEKPFQCPYCGNSFRRKSYLIEHQRIHTGEKPYVCSQCGKAFRQKTALTLHEKTHVEGKPYLCMDCGKSFRQKATLTRHHKTHTGEKAYECTQCGSAFRKKSYLVDHQRTHTGEKPYQCTECGKAFIQKTTLTVHQRTHTGEKPYICTDCGKSFCQKTTLTLHQRIHTGEKPYICNDCGKSFRQKAILTVHYRIHTGEKSNGCPQCGKAFSRKSNLIRHQKTHTGEKPYECKECGKFFSCKSNLIAHQKTHRAENVRIQ
- the Znf382 gene encoding zinc finger protein 382 isoform X2, encoding MNCYSVPLQGSLSLKDVTVDFTQDEWQQLDPAQKALYRDVMLENYGHLISVGFHITKPDVIRRLEQGEELWTERMFPSQSYLDEDVLMKFKDCQDKHSKSIVIINHKKLIKERTNIYGKTLMPGKNHIISKTLFEYKSDGKVLKNISEFINRDINPVREKFGDNGWEKSILNSKHEKTHPETTLHKQIERGLKLAQRQKVQIPEQPFECNEYDSSFLMRGMIFPNNRAHRGDGNFSYNKDEIAFLEKSDLGIHPHNLMEKKSSTYNKYGKFLCRKSVFIMQPRSQMAEKPFQCPYCGNSFRRKSYLIEHQRIHTGEKPYVCSQCGKAFRQKTALTLHEKTHVEGKPYLCMDCGKSFRQKATLTRHHKTHTGEKAYECTQCGSAFRKKSYLVDHQRTHTGEKPYQCTECGKAFIQKTTLTVHQRTHTGEKPYICTDCGKSFCQKTTLTLHQRIHTGEKPYICNDCGKSFRQKAILTVHYRIHTGEKSNGCPQCGKAFSRKSNLIRHQKTHTGEKPYECKECGKFFSCKSNLIAHQKTHRAENVRIQ